One genomic region from Magallana gigas chromosome 3, xbMagGiga1.1, whole genome shotgun sequence encodes:
- the LOC136273500 gene encoding adhesion G-protein coupled receptor D1-like isoform X2, translating to MASYTFLMDVGNATLTESEVASMVKLSVTGSGFSLVGTMLSLCLICFLPVTSDGMFILINLNISLIGAQLALIGAENSFESRLVCRTATAVIHYFFLTLQFCSLSFGLHLLSKLRSVTILERFHRRVVVLAVCWVPAMVVVGLTATLRGDSYGSGSLCWLTPEQGTRWAFVGPTLAIQLVNLSIFGLIMATRFAMDVKRDYKLRRVLKNQLLTAVSLVPVLGLMWTLGLATTFGVAKSVQYMFVAFCSTQGMCIFLGHVMTNGHVRKLLCVKMKPENDNEEEASMTNGISNDVTNVSQISEMVELPRE from the exons ATGGCGAGTTATACATTTCTAATGGACGTCGGCAATGCTACG CTCACGGAGTCAGAGGTTGCCTCCATGGTCAAACTTTCTGTAACCGGAAGTGGATTTTCATTGGTCGGAACCATGCTGTCCCTTTGTCTTATATGTTTTTTGCC AGTCACATCCGATGGGATGTTCATTCTGATCAATTTGAATATTTCGCTCATTGGAGCACAGCTAGCACTGATCGGAGCGGAAAATTCATTTGAGAGCAGA CTTGTGTGTAGAACAGCCACGGCCGTCATCCATTACTTCTTTCTGACGCTCCAGTTCTGCTCGCTCTCCTTTGGACTTCATCTCCTGTCAAAG CTGAGATCGGTGACCATCCTGGAGCGGTTCCACAGGCGGGTGGTGGTGCTGGCGGTGTGTTGGGTGCCCGCTATGGTGGTGGTCGGTCTGACAGCAACCCTGAGGGGCGACAGCTACGGATCGGGGTCTCT CTGCTGGTTGACCCCTGAGCAGGGAACCCGATGGGCCTTTGTTGGCCCCACTCTGGCCATACAACTA GTGAATCTAAGCATATTTGGATTGATCATGGCCACGAGATTTGCAATGGACGTCAAACGAGATTACAAACTTAGGCGTGTTTTAAA GAATCAATTGTTGACCGCTGTTTCTCTGGTTCCGGTCCTCGGGCTAATGTGGACTCTGGGTTTGGCCACCACCTTTGGCGTCGCCAAGTCTGTCCAGTACATGTTTGTGGCCTTCTGTTCCACACAG GGTATGTGTATATTTCTTGGTCACGTAATGACCAATGGTCACGTGAGAAAGTTGCTATGCGTCAAGATGAAGCCTGAGAATGATAATGAAGAGGAAGCTTCCATGACTAACGGCATCAgcaatgacgtcacaaacgtgtCCCAGATTTCTGAAATGGTGGAATTGCCAAGAG AGTAA
- the LOC136273500 gene encoding adhesion G-protein coupled receptor D1-like isoform X1: protein MASYTFLMDVGNATLTESEVASMVKLSVTGSGFSLVGTMLSLCLICFLPVTSDGMFILINLNISLIGAQLALIGAENSFESRLVCRTATAVIHYFFLTLQFCSLSFGLHLLSKLRSVTILERFHRRVVVLAVCWVPAMVVVGLTATLRGDSYGSGSLCWLTPEQGTRWAFVGPTLAIQLVNLSIFGLIMATRFAMDVKRDYKLRRVLKNQLLTAVSLVPVLGLMWTLGLATTFGVAKSVQYMFVAFCSTQGMCIFLGHVMTNGHVRKLLCVKMKPENDNEEEASMTNGISNDVTNVSQISEMVELPRGGVSSGEKDKEKQRSQSIADTQVTSRNLLNVPEGKCRLRTPRHSLNKI, encoded by the exons ATGGCGAGTTATACATTTCTAATGGACGTCGGCAATGCTACG CTCACGGAGTCAGAGGTTGCCTCCATGGTCAAACTTTCTGTAACCGGAAGTGGATTTTCATTGGTCGGAACCATGCTGTCCCTTTGTCTTATATGTTTTTTGCC AGTCACATCCGATGGGATGTTCATTCTGATCAATTTGAATATTTCGCTCATTGGAGCACAGCTAGCACTGATCGGAGCGGAAAATTCATTTGAGAGCAGA CTTGTGTGTAGAACAGCCACGGCCGTCATCCATTACTTCTTTCTGACGCTCCAGTTCTGCTCGCTCTCCTTTGGACTTCATCTCCTGTCAAAG CTGAGATCGGTGACCATCCTGGAGCGGTTCCACAGGCGGGTGGTGGTGCTGGCGGTGTGTTGGGTGCCCGCTATGGTGGTGGTCGGTCTGACAGCAACCCTGAGGGGCGACAGCTACGGATCGGGGTCTCT CTGCTGGTTGACCCCTGAGCAGGGAACCCGATGGGCCTTTGTTGGCCCCACTCTGGCCATACAACTA GTGAATCTAAGCATATTTGGATTGATCATGGCCACGAGATTTGCAATGGACGTCAAACGAGATTACAAACTTAGGCGTGTTTTAAA GAATCAATTGTTGACCGCTGTTTCTCTGGTTCCGGTCCTCGGGCTAATGTGGACTCTGGGTTTGGCCACCACCTTTGGCGTCGCCAAGTCTGTCCAGTACATGTTTGTGGCCTTCTGTTCCACACAG GGTATGTGTATATTTCTTGGTCACGTAATGACCAATGGTCACGTGAGAAAGTTGCTATGCGTCAAGATGAAGCCTGAGAATGATAATGAAGAGGAAGCTTCCATGACTAACGGCATCAgcaatgacgtcacaaacgtgtCCCAGATTTCTGAAATGGTGGAATTGCCAAGAGGTGG AGTAAGTTCTGGTGAGAAAGACAAGGAGAAACAGAGAAGCCAGTCTATAGCGGATACACAGGTTACCTCCCGGAACCTGCTGAATGTCCCCGAGGGAAAATGTCGGCTCCGCACCCCACGGCATAGTCTAAA CAAAATTTAA